From Chlamydiifrater volucris, one genomic window encodes:
- the fusA gene encoding elongation factor G yields MSKGNFDLADVRNIGIMAHIDAGKTTTTERILYYAGRTHKIGEVHEGGATMDWMEQEQERGITITSAATTVFWLGAKINIIDTPGHVDFTIEVERSLRVLDGAVAVFDAVSGVEPQSETVWRQADKYGVPRIAFVNKMDRMGADYFAAVESMKEKLGANAVPVHCPIGSESQFVGMVDIISRKALYFLDETLGAKWEEKEVPEELKDQVEELREKLLEELATVDETDEVFMEKVLENPDSITEDEIHAVMRKGVIANKINPVLCGSAFKNKGVQQLLDVIVKWLPSPLDRGKLRGINLETGEEILLEPRADGPLAALAFKIMSDPYVGRITFLRIYSGTLKKGSTVLNSTKDKKERISRLLEMHANERTDKEEFTVGDIGACVGLKFSVTGDTLCSEGDEIVLEKIEFPEPVIDMAIEPKSKGDREKLAQALSALSEEDPTFRVSTNEETGQTIISGMGELHLDILRDRMIREFKVDANVGRPQVSYKETITTSGSSETKYVKQSGGRGQYAHVCLEIEPNEPGKGNEIVSKIVGGVIPKEYIPAVIKGIEEGLSSGVLAGYGLVDVKVSIVFGSYHEVDSSEMAFKICGSMAVKEACRKAKPVILEPIMKVTVVTPEDNLGDVIGDLNRRRGKILGQESSKGMAQVGSEVPLSEMFGYTTSLRSLTSGRATSTMEPAFFSKVPQKLQDEITKK; encoded by the coding sequence ATGAGTAAAGGGAATTTCGATTTAGCGGACGTAAGAAACATCGGCATCATGGCTCATATTGATGCGGGTAAGACAACAACGACCGAAAGGATATTGTACTATGCCGGAAGGACTCACAAAATTGGTGAGGTTCATGAGGGTGGTGCCACTATGGACTGGATGGAGCAAGAGCAGGAAAGGGGTATTACGATTACTTCTGCTGCTACCACAGTTTTTTGGTTGGGAGCCAAGATCAATATCATCGATACTCCTGGTCACGTAGACTTTACTATTGAGGTGGAGAGGTCGCTCCGAGTTTTGGATGGGGCGGTGGCTGTTTTTGATGCTGTTTCTGGGGTCGAGCCTCAATCGGAGACTGTATGGCGCCAAGCTGATAAGTATGGGGTTCCTAGGATTGCTTTTGTCAATAAGATGGATCGTATGGGGGCTGACTATTTTGCTGCCGTTGAGTCTATGAAAGAGAAGCTTGGGGCTAACGCAGTTCCTGTTCATTGTCCTATTGGTTCTGAGAGTCAGTTTGTCGGAATGGTCGATATTATTTCGAGAAAGGCTTTGTACTTTTTGGATGAGACTTTAGGAGCCAAGTGGGAGGAAAAAGAAGTTCCAGAAGAGTTAAAAGATCAGGTGGAAGAGCTTCGTGAGAAGCTTCTAGAAGAGTTGGCTACTGTTGATGAGACTGATGAAGTGTTCATGGAGAAAGTTTTGGAGAATCCAGACTCCATCACTGAGGATGAGATACATGCAGTGATGAGAAAAGGGGTTATTGCAAACAAGATCAATCCAGTTCTTTGTGGGAGTGCGTTTAAAAACAAAGGTGTTCAGCAATTGCTCGATGTGATTGTCAAGTGGTTGCCCTCTCCTTTAGACAGGGGTAAGCTCCGTGGTATTAATCTAGAAACGGGAGAAGAAATTCTCTTAGAGCCCAGAGCTGACGGTCCTTTGGCTGCTTTGGCCTTCAAGATTATGAGTGATCCTTACGTAGGTAGGATTACCTTCTTAAGAATTTATTCTGGAACTCTTAAAAAAGGTTCTACAGTTCTTAATTCTACAAAGGACAAAAAAGAGAGAATATCTCGGTTGCTGGAAATGCACGCGAACGAGAGAACTGACAAAGAAGAGTTTACTGTTGGGGACATCGGAGCTTGTGTAGGTTTGAAATTTTCCGTTACAGGGGACACATTATGTAGTGAGGGCGACGAGATAGTTCTAGAAAAAATAGAATTTCCTGAGCCCGTAATAGATATGGCTATTGAGCCGAAATCCAAAGGGGATAGAGAGAAGTTGGCACAGGCTTTGAGCGCTCTCTCGGAGGAAGATCCTACGTTCCGCGTCTCGACGAATGAAGAGACTGGACAGACTATCATTTCTGGAATGGGTGAGTTGCATTTAGATATTCTTCGAGATCGGATGATCCGAGAATTTAAAGTAGATGCTAATGTTGGAAGGCCTCAAGTTTCTTACAAAGAGACTATTACCACTTCAGGAAGCAGTGAGACCAAATACGTTAAGCAGTCTGGAGGGCGAGGACAATATGCTCACGTCTGTTTGGAAATTGAACCTAATGAGCCAGGAAAGGGTAACGAGATTGTTAGCAAGATTGTCGGAGGGGTTATCCCTAAGGAGTATATTCCTGCGGTAATCAAAGGAATAGAAGAGGGGCTATCCAGTGGTGTTTTGGCTGGTTATGGTTTGGTCGATGTCAAAGTGAGTATCGTGTTTGGATCCTATCACGAGGTAGACTCTAGTGAGATGGCATTCAAAATATGTGGTTCTATGGCTGTGAAGGAGGCTTGTCGTAAAGCTAAGCCGGTCATTTTGGAACCAATTATGAAAGTGACCGTTGTAACCCCAGAGGATAATCTTGGAGATGTTATCGGAGATTTAAACCGTCGTCGAGGAAAGATTTTGGGGCAAGAGAGTTCCAAAGGAATGGCTCAAGTGGGTTCTGAAGTGCCTTTGAGCGAGATGTTTGGTTATACAACTTCTCTGCGTTCTTTAACATCAGGTCGAGCAACCTCTACGATGGAGCCTGCATTCTTTTCAAAGGTTCCTCAAAAGCTCCAGGACGAGATTACAAAGAAATAG
- the rpsG gene encoding 30S ribosomal protein S7, producing MSRRHSAEKRIIPGDPVYGSVILERFINKLMLHGKKSKARKIVYGALDRFAKKVGAESVMDAFEEALENARPILEVRSRRVGGATYQVPVEVAPDRRNCLAMQWIIKHARAKAGKSMEVGLAAELVDCFNKQGATIKKREDTHRMAEANKAFAHYKW from the coding sequence ATGTCGAGAAGGCATTCTGCCGAGAAGCGTATAATTCCAGGGGATCCCGTTTATGGGAGCGTTATTCTTGAGCGCTTTATTAACAAGTTGATGTTGCATGGGAAGAAGTCTAAGGCCAGAAAGATTGTCTATGGCGCCTTGGATCGTTTTGCCAAGAAGGTTGGGGCGGAGAGCGTGATGGATGCTTTTGAAGAGGCGTTGGAGAATGCTCGGCCTATTCTTGAGGTGCGATCTCGTCGAGTTGGGGGTGCTACTTACCAGGTGCCTGTGGAGGTGGCTCCAGATAGAAGAAACTGTTTAGCTATGCAGTGGATTATCAAGCATGCTAGAGCCAAGGCTGGTAAAAGTATGGAAGTTGGTTTAGCCGCAGAGTTGGTGGATTGCTTTAACAAGCAGGGCGCGACGATTAAGAAGCGAGAAGACACTCACAGGATGGCTGAAGCTAATAAGGCTTTTGCGCACTATAAATGGTAG
- the rpsL gene encoding 30S ribosomal protein S12 has product MPTINQLIRKGRKSTVGRKKSPALQRCPQRRGVCLQVKTKTPKKPNSALRKVAWVRLSNGQEVIAYIGGEGHNLQEHSIVLVQGGRVKDLPGVRYHIVRGTLDCAAVKNRKQSRSRYGAKRPK; this is encoded by the coding sequence ATGCCGACCATAAATCAGTTAATTCGTAAAGGACGAAAATCTACAGTGGGCAGGAAAAAGTCTCCTGCTTTGCAGCGTTGCCCTCAGAGAAGGGGTGTTTGTCTGCAGGTTAAGACAAAGACTCCGAAGAAACCGAACTCGGCTTTGCGTAAGGTTGCTTGGGTTCGCTTGTCCAATGGGCAGGAAGTTATTGCTTACATTGGTGGAGAGGGGCATAACCTTCAGGAGCACAGTATAGTGCTTGTTCAAGGTGGGAGGGTAAAAGATCTTCCTGGTGTGCGTTATCACATTGTGAGGGGAACTCTTGACTGTGCTGCAGTAAAGAATAGGAAGCAAAGTCGCTCTCGTTATGGGGCGAAGCGTCCTAAATAA
- a CDS encoding S41 family peptidase: protein MNRIIRSFFVFLWIFPRLCLSTSTLLTEEIVKKTADQLAQYHVDNKEISPLVLARSLACYMKTFDMNKVYLTEKEWKSSTQSLDIKKNLAYNYKNHNFSVYQKINDTIKESIFRARSWRCEWRKNPVELVNKAKEIYSFEKYEEFSPSIQTLKTRHLNFFLSYLSAYLEESKENRYAGKEELLVLLCEKQLTNYENDYLGINEYGNQMPEEEEKHYILVRALKSIANSLDAHTAYFSKEEALAMRIQLEKGMCGIGVVLREDIFGITIREIIPGGPAEISKKLSPGDVIQSVNGQSIEGISFKGVLEILRGNEGSSVTLGVMKEDGTLESVHLTRSKIKLSDKRVDISEEPFGNGVIGKVTLHSFYEGEGLVSSENDLKKAISDLKKHNLLGLVLDIRENNGGFLSQAVKVAGLFMKNGVAVVSKYSDGSIKRYRTFSKTKFYDGPLVVLVSKGSASASEIVAQTLKDYGLAIVVGDQQTYGKGTIQHQTVTGNRDEESFFKVTIGKYYSPSGSSTQLEGVKSDIIIPSRYGEEKIGEKFLDNPLPADQCINVLEDDLLDLDAATKKWFRSYYLPDLQEREDTWRNMLPTLSENSSLRLSTNKNFQAFLKNIRKEGSKDSFGLNDIQMEESVNILKDMILIKQSQGN, encoded by the coding sequence ATGAATCGAATTATTCGCTCTTTCTTTGTCTTTCTTTGGATATTCCCCAGATTATGTTTATCTACATCAACACTTCTCACAGAAGAAATAGTAAAAAAAACAGCGGATCAATTAGCACAATATCATGTAGACAACAAAGAAATTTCTCCGTTAGTCCTTGCTAGATCCTTGGCCTGCTACATGAAAACTTTTGATATGAATAAAGTTTATTTAACGGAGAAGGAGTGGAAATCCAGCACACAGTCTTTGGATATTAAGAAAAATCTTGCATACAACTACAAAAATCACAATTTCTCTGTGTACCAAAAAATTAATGACACTATTAAAGAATCTATCTTTAGGGCTAGAAGTTGGCGTTGTGAATGGCGAAAAAATCCAGTTGAATTAGTCAATAAAGCCAAAGAAATCTATTCCTTCGAGAAATATGAAGAATTCTCTCCTTCTATACAGACTCTAAAAACACGTCACTTAAATTTCTTCCTTTCCTACTTGTCTGCGTACCTAGAAGAGAGCAAGGAAAATCGTTATGCAGGGAAAGAAGAACTTCTTGTTCTCCTCTGTGAAAAACAGTTGACAAACTATGAAAACGATTATCTAGGCATTAACGAGTACGGCAACCAAATGCCTGAAGAGGAAGAAAAACACTATATCCTTGTTCGTGCGTTAAAATCTATTGCCAACAGCCTCGATGCTCATACTGCTTACTTTAGCAAGGAAGAAGCCCTTGCTATGCGCATACAATTAGAAAAAGGGATGTGTGGCATAGGAGTAGTTCTTCGAGAAGATATCTTTGGAATTACTATACGAGAAATTATTCCTGGAGGTCCTGCAGAAATCTCAAAAAAACTCTCCCCAGGGGACGTTATCCAAAGTGTGAACGGGCAATCAATAGAGGGCATATCATTTAAAGGAGTTCTTGAAATATTAAGGGGAAATGAGGGATCCTCCGTGACTTTGGGGGTTATGAAAGAGGATGGAACCTTAGAATCCGTGCATCTTACCCGTTCAAAAATAAAACTATCTGACAAACGTGTAGATATCTCCGAAGAACCTTTCGGTAATGGAGTTATAGGGAAAGTGACTCTGCATTCCTTTTACGAAGGGGAAGGGCTTGTATCCAGCGAAAATGATCTGAAAAAGGCCATAAGCGATCTAAAAAAACATAATTTGTTAGGGCTGGTCCTCGATATTAGAGAAAACAATGGAGGGTTCCTGTCCCAAGCAGTAAAGGTGGCTGGCCTGTTCATGAAAAACGGTGTTGCTGTCGTCTCTAAATACTCCGATGGAAGCATAAAAAGATACCGAACTTTTTCGAAAACTAAGTTCTATGATGGTCCTCTAGTTGTTTTAGTATCCAAAGGTTCAGCCTCCGCTTCAGAAATCGTTGCTCAAACTCTTAAAGACTATGGACTGGCCATTGTCGTTGGTGACCAACAAACTTATGGAAAAGGAACCATTCAGCATCAAACGGTTACTGGAAACAGGGACGAAGAATCATTTTTTAAAGTAACTATAGGGAAATATTATTCCCCGTCAGGATCTTCAACTCAACTGGAGGGTGTAAAATCTGATATCATCATCCCTAGTCGGTACGGAGAAGAAAAGATTGGAGAAAAATTTTTAGATAATCCCCTACCTGCAGATCAATGCATCAATGTACTCGAAGATGATCTCTTAGATCTCGATGCCGCAACTAAAAAGTGGTTCCGATCTTATTATCTTCCTGATCTACAAGAACGCGAAGATACTTGGAGAAATATGCTCCCCACTTTGAGCGAAAATAGTTCTTTAAGACTAAGTACTAATAAAAACTTCCAAGCTTTTCTAAAAAACATCCGGAAAGAAGGGTCCAAAGATTCTTTTGGACTCAATGATATTCAAATGGAAGAATCTGTAAATATCCTAAAAGACATGATCCTTATCAAGCAAAGCCAAGGAAATTAG
- a CDS encoding OmcB family cysteine-rich outer membrane protein, whose translation MSKLIKRVITVLAMTSIYSSCFASGFEPSSLRTKGLVTRVISANSQREITLVSSKKSRFDRKSKKQTLSQDSSCASSENKKYNNDKKLSAREENCYGRMYSVRINDNSNVEICQSVPEFATVGSPYPIEIIAIGKRDCVDVVITQQLPCDAEFVSSEPATKLSSDGKLVWNLDKLSQGEKRKIVVWVKPLKEGCCLTAATVCACPELRSYTRCGQPAICIRQEGPESVCLRCPVVYKIEVTNTGSATAKGVVVEDVIPEGLTHSSGQKVLTFNLGDIKPGECKTLNVELSAKKRGKYTNVATATFCGGHKCTANVTTAVNEPCVQVNVSGPEWAYVCKPVEYTITVSNPGDLVLYNVVLEDTAAPSSTIISAPGAEVCGNKAAWCIPELCPGETLQFKVTVKAQGIGRFASGIKVKSDSDCGKCTSCAEISTVWKGLAATHMCVLDTNDPICIGETTVYRVCITNRGSADDANVSLIMKFSRELQPVSVNGPTKGTISGNTVVFDALPVLCSKESVEYCVTLKGVSAGDARGEAILSSDSLSTPVSDIENTHVY comes from the coding sequence ATGTCCAAACTCATAAAACGGGTGATAACGGTTCTGGCAATGACGAGCATTTATAGTAGTTGCTTTGCCAGTGGGTTCGAGCCCTCCTCGCTAAGAACCAAAGGTCTAGTAACCCGAGTTATCTCTGCGAATTCTCAAAGAGAGATAACGCTTGTTTCTTCAAAAAAATCTCGTTTTGACCGTAAAAGTAAAAAGCAGACACTATCTCAAGACAGTTCTTGCGCTTCTAGCGAGAATAAAAAGTATAATAATGATAAAAAGCTTAGCGCTAGAGAAGAAAACTGCTACGGCAGGATGTATTCTGTGAGAATCAATGACAATAGCAACGTGGAAATATGTCAATCTGTTCCAGAATTTGCTACTGTAGGATCTCCTTATCCTATCGAGATTATTGCAATAGGCAAAAGAGACTGTGTAGATGTTGTCATTACTCAGCAGTTGCCTTGCGATGCAGAGTTCGTAAGCTCTGAACCAGCTACAAAACTCAGTTCTGATGGAAAATTAGTTTGGAATTTGGACAAACTCTCTCAAGGAGAGAAACGAAAAATCGTTGTATGGGTAAAGCCCCTTAAAGAAGGTTGCTGCCTTACTGCAGCCACAGTTTGTGCCTGCCCTGAACTGCGTTCTTACACACGTTGTGGTCAACCAGCTATTTGCATCCGTCAAGAAGGTCCCGAATCTGTTTGTTTGCGTTGTCCTGTAGTGTACAAGATAGAAGTGACAAACACTGGTTCTGCTACTGCTAAGGGTGTAGTGGTCGAAGATGTTATCCCTGAGGGGCTTACTCATTCTTCTGGACAAAAAGTTCTTACGTTTAACCTTGGTGATATAAAACCGGGTGAGTGCAAAACTCTTAATGTGGAGTTAAGTGCTAAAAAACGAGGAAAATATACTAATGTAGCTACAGCAACCTTCTGTGGCGGACACAAATGTACAGCCAACGTTACAACAGCTGTTAATGAGCCTTGTGTACAGGTCAATGTAAGTGGACCTGAGTGGGCGTATGTTTGCAAGCCTGTGGAGTATACTATTACTGTTTCTAATCCAGGGGACTTGGTGCTCTATAATGTTGTCTTAGAAGATACAGCAGCACCTTCTTCTACCATCATTTCTGCGCCAGGCGCTGAGGTTTGCGGTAACAAAGCAGCATGGTGTATTCCAGAACTTTGTCCAGGGGAAACTTTACAGTTTAAAGTTACTGTAAAGGCTCAAGGGATAGGCAGATTCGCAAGTGGTATCAAGGTAAAATCTGATTCTGATTGTGGGAAATGTACCTCTTGTGCAGAGATTTCTACTGTATGGAAGGGATTGGCTGCAACGCACATGTGTGTGCTTGATACCAATGATCCTATTTGCATAGGTGAGACGACTGTATATCGCGTTTGCATCACTAACAGAGGATCTGCTGATGATGCTAATGTTTCCTTGATCATGAAGTTTTCTAGAGAGTTACAGCCTGTTTCTGTCAATGGGCCCACAAAGGGAACTATATCCGGAAATACTGTGGTCTTCGATGCTCTTCCGGTTCTTTGCTCTAAAGAATCTGTGGAGTACTGTGTAACTCTAAAAGGTGTATCCGCTGGGGATGCTAGAGGCGAAGCTATTCTTTCTTCTGATTCTTTATCCACTCCAGTTTCTGATATAGAAAACACACACGTTTATTAA
- a CDS encoding small cysteine-rich outer membrane protein, with protein sequence MKKIILFSALVAGVFGLSSCCRIIDCCFEDPCMTCNPCEEKKERNGGPCNLLPSCAKPTCPKGCESKEKPASKGCCGNSNKCHAQ encoded by the coding sequence ATGAAAAAAATTATCTTGTTTTCAGCACTTGTAGCTGGTGTTTTTGGTTTAAGCAGCTGCTGCAGAATTATTGATTGCTGTTTCGAAGATCCTTGCATGACATGCAATCCTTGTGAGGAGAAGAAAGAGCGAAATGGTGGTCCTTGCAACCTTTTGCCTTCTTGTGCTAAGCCCACTTGCCCTAAAGGATGTGAAAGCAAAGAGAAGCCAGCGTCCAAAGGCTGCTGTGGCAACAGTAATAAGTGTCACGCTCAATAG
- the gltX gene encoding glutamate--tRNA ligase, whose protein sequence is MFRDVRVRIAPSPTGDPHVGTAYMALFNMIFAKKFGGKMILRIEDTDRSRSREDYERNIFDALRWCGITWDEGPDVGGPHGPYRQSERTEIYRRHAEILLQKGYAYKCFATPSELEEMRSVASKLGYKGGYDRRYRSLSADEVQEREAAGQPYTVRLKVPLTGECVINDLGRGRVVFPWADVDDQVLLKSDGFPTYHLANVVDDHLMGITHVFRGEEWLSSTPKHLLLYEAFGWEPPIFRHMPLLLNPDGSKLSKRKNPTSIFYYRDAGYLKEAFINFLSLMGYSMEDDAEVYPLSKMIANFDPKRIGTSGAVFDINKLNWLNKHYINHEFSEEDVISRMEEWALNRKVFLPLVSLCKSRMSTFSDFIDLSKSAFEIVPEYSKEDLLPTNLSEEVAASLLFCYLKVLERDDLWRKNDFYEGSKYIANLFEVNHKKVVMQLLFVSITGKKQGLPLFDLSELIGKSRIRVRLLRAIALLGGLTNKKMQALEKALQAGTL, encoded by the coding sequence GTGTTTCGAGATGTTCGTGTTCGTATAGCGCCATCCCCTACAGGAGATCCTCATGTAGGTACTGCCTATATGGCTCTTTTCAATATGATTTTTGCCAAAAAGTTTGGCGGTAAAATGATCCTCAGAATAGAAGATACTGATAGGTCTCGTAGTCGAGAGGATTATGAAAGGAATATCTTTGATGCTCTCAGGTGGTGTGGAATCACTTGGGATGAGGGACCAGATGTAGGAGGACCTCATGGGCCATATCGTCAGTCTGAGAGGACAGAGATATACAGGAGACACGCAGAAATTCTATTGCAGAAGGGGTATGCATACAAGTGTTTTGCTACGCCTAGCGAACTGGAAGAGATGCGATCAGTTGCTAGCAAACTCGGATACAAGGGTGGGTACGATCGTAGATACCGATCTTTAAGTGCCGACGAAGTTCAAGAAAGAGAAGCTGCGGGACAGCCTTACACTGTTCGATTAAAGGTGCCTCTCACCGGGGAGTGTGTCATTAATGACTTAGGTAGGGGAAGAGTGGTATTTCCTTGGGCAGACGTTGATGATCAGGTGTTGTTAAAATCTGACGGGTTTCCTACGTACCATTTAGCAAACGTCGTTGATGATCACCTCATGGGAATCACCCACGTTTTTCGTGGGGAGGAATGGCTAAGTTCTACTCCTAAGCACTTGCTTCTTTATGAAGCTTTTGGTTGGGAGCCTCCAATTTTTCGACATATGCCTTTGTTGCTTAACCCTGATGGGAGTAAGCTATCCAAAAGGAAGAACCCAACGTCCATTTTTTACTACAGGGATGCGGGGTATTTGAAAGAGGCGTTTATAAATTTCTTATCTCTTATGGGTTATAGTATGGAGGATGATGCGGAAGTTTATCCTCTATCCAAAATGATAGCAAACTTTGACCCGAAGAGGATAGGGACTTCTGGGGCGGTGTTTGATATTAATAAACTGAATTGGTTAAACAAACATTACATTAATCATGAGTTTTCAGAAGAAGATGTCATTTCTCGCATGGAGGAGTGGGCTTTAAATAGAAAGGTTTTCCTTCCCTTAGTTTCTCTTTGTAAATCGCGTATGTCTACGTTTAGCGATTTCATTGATTTATCTAAGTCTGCTTTCGAAATCGTTCCTGAATATTCTAAGGAAGATCTTTTGCCAACTAACCTTTCTGAAGAGGTGGCGGCCTCGCTCTTGTTTTGCTATCTTAAGGTCCTGGAGAGAGATGATTTGTGGAGAAAAAACGATTTTTACGAAGGATCAAAATATATAGCTAATCTTTTTGAAGTAAATCACAAAAAAGTAGTAATGCAGCTGCTTTTTGTTTCGATAACAGGGAAAAAACAAGGGTTGCCTCTGTTCGATCTTTCAGAACTTATTGGAAAGTCGAGAATTAGAGTCCGTTTATTGCGCGCCATAGCGCTCTTAGGAGGGTTAACGAATAAGAAGATGCAAGCTTTAGAAAAGGCATTGCAAGCCGGTACTCTATAA
- a CDS encoding helix-turn-helix domain-containing protein encodes MACEQDNQIGIVGSVHLDEAGSIDHNEETAAASGLVSITQAAKLNSVTRQAIYVAIKQKKLRATKTTRWEIDLKDLEEYKKNRYSRKKSLYNGELVFDNEKGYFSVNQVAEMLGVPVQKIYYATRTGAITGSRKGAAWVIHESEIARYKEEYLSKKHSLSMKDGEFSSSSVTVDPMANN; translated from the coding sequence ATGGCATGCGAACAAGATAATCAAATTGGAATTGTAGGCTCGGTGCATTTGGACGAAGCAGGAAGCATAGATCATAACGAAGAAACAGCTGCGGCTTCTGGGCTTGTTTCTATTACTCAAGCCGCCAAGTTGAATAGCGTAACCAGGCAGGCTATTTATGTGGCTATTAAGCAAAAGAAGTTAAGAGCTACTAAAACCACTAGGTGGGAAATAGATCTTAAAGATTTAGAAGAATATAAGAAGAATCGTTACTCTAGAAAGAAGTCCCTGTATAATGGGGAGCTTGTTTTTGATAATGAGAAAGGGTATTTCTCCGTAAACCAAGTAGCTGAGATGCTGGGTGTTCCCGTTCAAAAAATTTATTATGCAACAAGGACTGGGGCCATTACGGGATCCAGAAAGGGAGCCGCCTGGGTTATCCATGAATCTGAAATAGCTCGCTACAAGGAAGAGTACTTGAGTAAGAAGCATTCTTTGTCAATGAAAGACGGAGAGTTCTCTTCGTCGTCAGTAACGGTAGATCCCATGGCTAACAATTAG
- a CDS encoding CPn0927/CPn0928 family alpha/beta hydrolase fold protein, which yields MSTGSVSLSKQSTQNLLKMVSSYADVIYEPLYPGVKGGCYSRVCSAASCIIRIIKIVLKVLLYIVLFPLGVLWILGKCCQYAVLPISSKFFFNQVMGSLSPSKSKLLTQNIRILWKSGVRHCYRIPIAVASDCVIDTVVMSFVEDRREAFDEKCARPWVLVALGNSEAIEGGCREEILYLAERLKANVMMFNYPGVGKSTGTPTMAKLAQAHSACLEFLERYRPSHIYCYGFSLGTVVQGRSLSEHPMRKDVKYIAIKDRGPASMGEAADSLARVIPMAKRILTFFNWEVNLANLVKNSKIPEIIICPVDGYGEAASDHLFDVDVSLGARCLSENYESTGHVRVVKEPHVSHAAPLSYMCMDEVFDAIHGFFGTVLSPQEAEGFSQGSQGAESSSQEAEGFSQGSQGAESSSQEAEGFSQGSQGVESSSQEAEGFSQGSQGAESSSQEAEGFSQGSQGAESSSQEAEGFSQGSQGVESSSQEAEGFSQGSQGVESSSQEAEGFSQGSQGAESSSQEAEGFSQGSQGAEGSS from the coding sequence ATGTCTACGGGGTCCGTATCTTTGTCCAAGCAATCTACTCAGAATTTGTTAAAGATGGTTTCGTCGTATGCCGATGTTATTTACGAGCCTCTTTACCCAGGTGTGAAAGGTGGTTGTTACTCAAGGGTTTGTAGTGCAGCAAGCTGCATAATTCGAATCATTAAGATAGTTCTTAAAGTTTTGCTTTACATTGTGCTTTTCCCTTTGGGGGTCCTTTGGATTTTAGGAAAATGCTGTCAATATGCTGTTCTGCCTATTTCGAGCAAATTTTTCTTCAACCAGGTGATGGGGTCTTTAAGCCCTAGTAAATCAAAGCTTCTCACGCAGAACATACGCATTTTGTGGAAAAGTGGTGTTAGGCATTGCTACAGAATACCCATTGCCGTTGCTTCAGATTGCGTCATTGATACTGTTGTGATGTCTTTTGTTGAAGACAGAAGAGAGGCTTTTGATGAAAAATGTGCTAGACCCTGGGTTTTAGTTGCTTTAGGGAATAGTGAAGCTATAGAAGGCGGTTGTCGAGAGGAAATTCTTTATCTGGCTGAGAGATTAAAAGCGAATGTTATGATGTTCAATTATCCGGGGGTAGGGAAGAGTACAGGAACCCCTACTATGGCAAAATTGGCTCAAGCCCACTCGGCGTGTTTGGAGTTTTTGGAACGTTACCGCCCTTCTCACATCTACTGTTACGGTTTTTCTTTGGGTACAGTAGTTCAGGGAAGGTCGTTGTCTGAGCATCCTATGAGAAAAGACGTTAAGTATATAGCAATCAAAGACAGGGGTCCTGCTTCTATGGGTGAAGCAGCCGACAGTTTGGCCAGAGTGATCCCTATGGCTAAAAGAATTTTAACCTTCTTTAATTGGGAAGTTAACCTGGCTAATTTAGTCAAAAATTCAAAAATCCCTGAGATCATCATTTGCCCGGTGGATGGTTATGGGGAGGCGGCTTCTGACCATCTTTTTGATGTGGATGTTTCTTTGGGAGCGAGGTGTTTGTCGGAAAATTATGAAAGTACAGGTCATGTTCGTGTGGTAAAAGAGCCTCACGTATCACACGCAGCGCCTCTGTCTTACATGTGTATGGACGAAGTCTTCGATGCAATACATGGATTTTTTGGCACGGTTTTATCTCCCCAGGAAGCTGAAGGTTTTTCTCAGGGTTCTCAAGGGGCTGAAAGTTCCTCCCAGGAAGCTGAGGGTTTTTCTCAGGGTTCTCAAGGGGCTGAAAGTTCCTCCCAGGAAGCTGAGGGTTTTTCTCAGGGTTCTCAAGGGGTTGAAAGTTCCTCCCAGGAAGCTGAAGGTTTTTCTCAGGGTTCTCAAGGGGCTGAAAGTTCCTCCCAGGAAGCTGAGGGTTTTTCTCAGGGTTCTCAAGGGGCTGAAAGTTCCTCCCAGGAAGCTGAAGGTTTTTCTCAGGGTTCTCAAGGGGTTGAAAGTTCCTCCCAGGAAGCTGAAGGTTTTTCTCAGGGTTCTCAAGGGGTTGAAAGTTCCTCCCAGGAAGCTGAGGGTTTTTCTCAGGGTTCTCAAGGGGCTGAAAGTTCCTCCCAGGAAGCTGAAGGTTTTTCTCAGGGTTCTCAAGGGGCTGAAGGTTCTTCCTAG